The Sphingomonas sanxanigenens DSM 19645 = NX02 genome includes a region encoding these proteins:
- a CDS encoding CTP synthase, producing MARFIFITGGVVSSLGKGLMAASLGALLQARGYKVRIRKFDPYLNVDPGTMSPYQHGEVYVTDDGAETDLDLGHYERFTGVPGRQADNITSGRIYQQIIAKERRGDYLGATVQVIPHVTDAIKEFARTDTDDVDFVLCEIGGTVGDIESLPFMEAIRQLRNDLGRNNSIFVHVTLVPYIAAAGELKTKPTQHSVRDLTSLGIQPDVLVCRCERPLPDGERAKIALFCNVPKEAVIPALDARSIYDVPVQYHAEGLDMAVLNAFGVDVGPAPHLGRWTDIMDRLTNPEGEVTIGVVGKYVGLADAYKSLNEALVHGGIANRVKVNIQWLDAELFEQDDSDIAAYLEPMHGILVPGGFGERGSEGKIAAVRFARERQAPFFGICLGMQMACIEGARNTAGIANASTTEFGPTDEPVVGLIEEWMTADGLQKREAGGDLGGTMRLGAYEAVLDGNSHVSAIYGATDISERHRHRYEVNVHYREPLEKGGLIFSGMSPDGALPEIIERPDHPWFVGVQFHPELKSKPFDPHPLFKSFIEAAVKQSRLV from the coding sequence ATGGCGCGGTTCATTTTCATCACCGGCGGCGTGGTGTCATCCTTGGGCAAAGGCCTGATGGCGGCCAGCCTCGGAGCATTGCTCCAGGCACGCGGCTACAAGGTTCGGATTCGCAAGTTCGATCCCTATCTCAACGTCGATCCGGGGACGATGAGCCCCTATCAGCATGGCGAGGTCTATGTGACCGACGACGGGGCCGAGACCGACCTCGACCTCGGCCATTATGAGCGCTTCACCGGCGTTCCCGGCCGCCAGGCGGACAACATCACATCGGGCCGGATCTACCAGCAGATCATCGCCAAGGAGCGCCGCGGCGACTATCTCGGCGCCACCGTCCAGGTGATCCCGCACGTGACCGACGCGATCAAGGAATTCGCGCGCACCGATACCGACGATGTCGATTTCGTGCTGTGCGAGATCGGCGGCACGGTGGGCGACATCGAATCGCTGCCGTTCATGGAGGCGATCCGTCAGCTCCGGAACGATCTCGGCCGCAACAACTCGATCTTCGTCCATGTCACGCTGGTGCCCTACATCGCGGCCGCCGGCGAACTGAAGACCAAGCCGACGCAGCACAGCGTGCGCGACCTGACCTCGCTCGGCATCCAGCCGGACGTGCTGGTCTGCCGCTGCGAACGCCCGCTGCCGGACGGCGAGCGCGCCAAGATAGCCCTGTTCTGCAACGTGCCCAAGGAAGCGGTGATCCCCGCGCTGGACGCGCGCAGCATCTATGACGTGCCGGTGCAGTATCATGCCGAGGGCCTCGACATGGCAGTGCTCAACGCCTTCGGCGTCGATGTCGGCCCGGCACCGCATCTCGGCCGCTGGACCGATATCATGGACCGGCTGACCAACCCCGAGGGCGAGGTCACGATCGGCGTCGTCGGCAAATATGTCGGGCTGGCCGATGCCTATAAGTCGCTGAACGAGGCGCTGGTCCACGGCGGCATCGCCAACCGCGTCAAGGTCAACATCCAGTGGCTCGATGCCGAACTGTTCGAGCAGGACGATTCGGATATCGCCGCCTATCTCGAGCCGATGCACGGCATCCTCGTTCCCGGCGGCTTCGGTGAGCGCGGTTCGGAGGGCAAGATTGCCGCGGTGCGCTTCGCGCGGGAACGCCAGGCGCCCTTCTTCGGCATCTGCCTCGGCATGCAGATGGCCTGCATCGAGGGCGCGCGGAACACCGCGGGCATCGCCAACGCCTCCACCACCGAATTCGGCCCGACCGACGAGCCCGTCGTCGGCCTGATCGAGGAATGGATGACGGCGGACGGCCTGCAGAAGCGCGAGGCCGGCGGCGATCTCGGCGGCACGATGCGCCTCGGCGCCTATGAGGCGGTGCTCGACGGCAACAGCCATGTCTCGGCGATCTATGGCGCCACGGACATCTCGGAACGCCACCGTCATCGCTACGAGGTCAACGTCCATTATCGCGAGCCGCTCGAAAAGGGCGGCCTGATCTTCTCCGGCATGTCGCCCGACGGCGCGCTGCCCGAGATCATCGAGCGGCCGGATCACCCCTGGTTCGTCGGCGTGCAGTTCCACCCGGAACTCAAGTCCAAGCCGTTCGACCCGCACCCGCTGTTCAAGAGCTTCATCGAAGCGGCGGTCAAGCAGAGCCGGCTCGTCTGA
- a CDS encoding tyrosine-protein phosphatase, translating into MRNLKFASALGALALLAAGVATSLPVDARAPAQAAPAHPRLLPLEGGQNFRDLGGYRTRNGKTVRWGVLYRSGAMNALTANDYAYLDRIGVRTVCDFRSTAERDAAPVRWPGGQTPTIFADDYVLDMGGMDFRAAASWSAEDAKRKMAALYPHLLDQFNGQYRRMFAQLLAGNVPLAFNCSAGKDRTGVAAALILTALDVPRETAIADYLLSNRYFDPKKAMASDPSTAAWTKLPPAVVNAFMGVDRAYIEAVFKVIDTHPGGARAYLRDRLGLGDAELKQLRARYTA; encoded by the coding sequence ATGCGTAACCTCAAATTCGCCAGCGCGCTCGGTGCGCTCGCCCTCCTCGCCGCCGGCGTCGCGACGAGCCTGCCGGTCGATGCCCGCGCGCCGGCGCAGGCCGCGCCCGCACACCCGCGCCTGCTGCCGCTGGAAGGCGGCCAGAATTTCCGCGATCTCGGCGGCTATCGTACCCGCAACGGCAAGACGGTGCGCTGGGGCGTGCTGTACCGCTCGGGCGCGATGAACGCGCTCACCGCCAACGACTATGCCTATCTGGACAGGATCGGCGTCCGCACGGTCTGCGATTTCCGCAGCACCGCCGAGCGCGATGCGGCGCCGGTGCGCTGGCCGGGCGGTCAGACGCCGACCATATTTGCGGACGATTATGTGCTCGATATGGGCGGCATGGACTTCCGCGCCGCGGCAAGCTGGTCCGCCGAGGATGCAAAGCGCAAGATGGCAGCGCTGTATCCGCACCTGCTCGACCAGTTCAACGGCCAGTATCGCCGTATGTTCGCGCAGCTGCTGGCGGGCAACGTACCGCTCGCCTTCAACTGTTCGGCGGGCAAGGATCGCACCGGCGTCGCCGCCGCGCTGATCCTGACCGCGCTCGATGTGCCGCGCGAAACGGCAATCGCCGATTATCTGCTTTCGAACCGATACTTCGACCCGAAGAAGGCCATGGCGAGCGACCCATCGACCGCGGCCTGGACGAAGCTGCCGCCGGCGGTGGTGAACGCGTTCATGGGCGTCGACCGTGCCTATATCGAGGCGGTTTTCAAGGTGATCGACACGCATCCCGGTGGTGCCAGGGCCTATCTGCGCGACAGGCTCGGGCTGGGCGATGCCGAGTTGAAGCAGCTTCGGGCGCGCTACACCGCCTGA
- the secG gene encoding preprotein translocase subunit SecG translates to MFTFLLVVHALITLALVGVILVQRSEGGGLGMGGSPTGLMSARGAADFLTRSTTILATIFVVLSIAIAALASVSNRTGDIDTSLARQPSQQSAPAAPAPVSDDPLAAAAQSADNGAAPANGAAPAQ, encoded by the coding sequence CTGTTCACCTTTCTCCTCGTCGTTCACGCGCTGATTACCCTGGCACTGGTGGGCGTGATTCTCGTCCAGCGTTCCGAAGGCGGCGGGCTCGGCATGGGCGGCAGCCCCACGGGGCTGATGTCGGCGCGCGGCGCGGCTGACTTTCTGACGCGTTCGACGACGATTCTCGCGACGATCTTCGTCGTGCTCTCGATCGCGATCGCGGCGCTGGCCTCGGTCAGCAACCGCACCGGCGACATCGATACCTCGCTCGCGCGGCAGCCGTCGCAGCAGAGCGCGCCGGCGGCGCCGGCACCGGTGAGCGACGATCCGCTCGCCGCCGCGGCGCAGAGCGCGGACAATGGCGCGGCTCCGGCCAACGGCGCCGCGCCCGCCCAATAA
- a CDS encoding class I SAM-dependent methyltransferase gives MNRQPVAETFGFFRAWLRNPLGVAAIAPSGNVLAELITSRISPETGPVIELGPGTGVFTRALMARGVRQEDLALIEFEAHFATALTIRYPNARTLRMDAARLHMVELFGGRKAGAVVSGLPLLSMPARKVIAIVAAAFSKLTPDGALYQFTYGPRCPVPALLLDRLDLRAQRIGGTLANLPPASVYRIDRR, from the coding sequence ATGAATCGACAACCCGTCGCCGAGACGTTCGGCTTTTTCCGGGCCTGGCTGCGGAACCCGCTCGGCGTCGCGGCCATTGCCCCATCCGGCAATGTCCTCGCCGAACTCATCACCTCACGCATCTCGCCCGAAACCGGGCCGGTCATCGAACTCGGCCCCGGCACCGGCGTGTTCACCCGTGCGCTGATGGCCAGGGGCGTGCGGCAGGAGGATCTCGCGCTCATCGAGTTCGAAGCGCACTTCGCAACGGCGCTCACCATCCGCTATCCGAATGCGCGCACGCTCAGGATGGACGCGGCCCGGCTGCACATGGTCGAACTGTTCGGCGGCCGGAAAGCCGGCGCGGTGGTCAGCGGCCTGCCGCTGCTGTCGATGCCGGCGCGCAAGGTGATCGCGATCGTGGCGGCGGCATTCAGCAAGCTGACGCCGGATGGCGCGCTCTACCAGTTCACCTACGGCCCGCGCTGCCCGGTGCCGGCGCTGTTGCTCGACCGCCTCGACCTGCGCGCGCAACGGATCGGCGGCACGCTGGCGAACCTGCCGCCGGCTTCGGTTTATCGGATCGATCGGCGATAG
- a CDS encoding MlaA family lipoprotein — translation MSILASIIAMPLIGAQAVPVIDPAQAPESPPIMESAVPVEGADPQPMAEPEAAAEPPPPQDGAIVVTARPGTPAGDPLQGLNAESFAIVQSVDEAVTGPVARAYGRTVPSPVRSGLRNALGNLQEPIVALNYLLQLKPGKSAETLGRFAINSTIGVAGLFDMAKRPPFNLPQRRNGFGYTLGYYGVKPGPYLYLPLMGPTTVRDLVGRIGDLSVLPVAVGRPFNDPAYVLPTTTLRLLDERAEADGAIQAVRAGADDPYAAVRANYLRTRQAEIDALRGRTPSPEPIER, via the coding sequence ATGAGTATCCTTGCTTCGATCATAGCGATGCCTTTGATCGGGGCGCAGGCCGTTCCCGTCATCGACCCCGCCCAGGCCCCCGAATCTCCACCGATCATGGAGAGTGCGGTGCCCGTGGAGGGGGCGGATCCGCAGCCGATGGCCGAGCCGGAAGCGGCGGCGGAGCCGCCGCCGCCTCAGGATGGCGCGATCGTCGTGACCGCGCGACCCGGAACGCCTGCCGGCGATCCGCTGCAGGGGCTCAATGCCGAATCCTTCGCCATCGTTCAGTCGGTCGACGAGGCGGTTACGGGGCCTGTCGCCCGTGCCTACGGCCGCACCGTGCCATCTCCCGTGCGCAGCGGGCTGCGCAACGCGCTGGGCAATCTTCAGGAGCCGATCGTCGCGCTCAACTATCTGCTGCAACTCAAGCCGGGCAAGAGCGCGGAAACATTGGGGCGTTTCGCGATCAATTCGACGATCGGCGTCGCCGGCCTTTTCGATATGGCGAAGCGGCCCCCGTTCAACCTTCCCCAGCGGCGCAACGGTTTCGGCTATACCCTGGGCTATTATGGCGTGAAGCCGGGACCCTATCTCTATTTGCCGCTGATGGGGCCGACGACGGTTCGCGATCTCGTAGGGCGGATCGGCGATCTCTCGGTGCTGCCGGTCGCGGTGGGGCGCCCCTTCAACGACCCGGCCTATGTGCTGCCGACGACCACCCTCCGCCTCCTCGACGAGCGCGCGGAAGCCGATGGCGCGATCCAGGCCGTGCGCGCGGGCGCCGACGATCCCTACGCGGCCGTTCGCGCGAACTACCTCCGCACCCGGCAGGCGGAGATCGATGCGCTTCGCGGCCGGACGCCATCGCCCGAACCCATCGAGCGCTGA
- a CDS encoding class I SAM-dependent methyltransferase, translated as MDWADGYFTELEYVHGYYRELNPAMLRIACLAAGIQPPPAANPVYLELGFGQGVSINMHAAASDGDYWGTDFNPAQAAHAAMLSAASGARASLFDESFEEFAARDDLPVFDIIALHGIWSWISEKNRGFILEIIRKNLRAGGIVYISYNCFPGWAAPMPIRHLMSQHMALAGSDHLGPAAKINDALSYVQKIAGSGAFYFAANPAIAAHIQQMNGHSRNYLAHEYFNRDWNIMHFSQVATCLQGAKLGYAGSARLLDHIDEYNMVPSAQKLLAEVTHPMLRQTVRDYIVNQQFRMDIFTRGARRLIGLEIRHGWYQERFTLIVPAATISMTHKTSTGELTLDEKIYGPLIECLAEGNYAAKTVEEICDARRLAAFDIREIVSALLMMTGLGYAQPAQAPDADRRNRCRALNLHLCQRSLSSGEISTLASPILGGGKTVAQEHQMVILAMLAGMADPLDQAIYLNSIFAENGGNLNREGKPVRIGDEAIGQFKAIAEKFRNDGHVQLLSALGVLPETREKQAHGLTFGASRLLTDSPAVRL; from the coding sequence ATGGATTGGGCGGACGGCTATTTCACCGAACTCGAATATGTTCACGGCTATTATCGCGAACTGAACCCCGCGATGCTGCGCATCGCCTGCCTCGCCGCCGGCATCCAGCCCCCGCCGGCCGCGAACCCGGTGTATCTCGAACTCGGCTTCGGCCAGGGCGTCTCGATCAACATGCACGCCGCCGCTTCCGATGGCGATTACTGGGGCACCGACTTCAATCCCGCGCAGGCGGCGCATGCCGCCATGCTGTCCGCCGCGTCGGGCGCGCGCGCCTCGTTGTTCGACGAATCCTTCGAGGAATTCGCGGCGCGCGACGATCTGCCCGTGTTCGACATCATCGCGCTGCATGGCATCTGGAGCTGGATCTCTGAGAAGAACCGCGGCTTCATCCTCGAGATCATCCGCAAGAATCTCCGCGCCGGCGGCATCGTCTATATCAGCTACAACTGCTTTCCCGGCTGGGCGGCGCCAATGCCGATCCGCCACCTGATGTCGCAACACATGGCATTGGCCGGATCCGACCACCTCGGCCCCGCGGCCAAGATCAACGACGCGTTGAGCTATGTCCAGAAGATCGCCGGATCGGGCGCCTTCTATTTCGCGGCCAATCCGGCGATCGCCGCGCACATCCAGCAGATGAACGGCCACAGCCGCAATTATCTGGCACATGAATATTTCAACCGCGACTGGAACATCATGCATTTCTCGCAGGTCGCGACCTGCCTCCAGGGCGCGAAGCTGGGTTATGCCGGATCGGCGCGGCTGCTCGATCATATCGACGAGTACAACATGGTGCCCTCGGCGCAGAAACTGCTCGCCGAGGTGACGCATCCGATGCTGCGCCAGACGGTGCGCGACTATATCGTCAACCAGCAGTTCCGCATGGACATCTTCACCCGCGGCGCCCGCCGGCTGATCGGTCTGGAAATCCGCCACGGCTGGTATCAGGAGCGGTTCACGCTGATCGTTCCCGCCGCGACGATATCGATGACGCACAAGACGTCGACGGGCGAACTGACGCTCGACGAGAAAATCTATGGCCCGCTGATCGAATGCCTTGCCGAAGGCAATTATGCCGCCAAGACCGTCGAGGAGATTTGCGACGCGCGCCGCCTGGCCGCATTCGACATTCGCGAGATCGTGAGTGCGCTGCTGATGATGACCGGCCTGGGTTATGCCCAGCCGGCGCAGGCACCGGACGCCGACCGGCGGAATCGCTGCCGCGCGCTCAACCTGCACCTGTGCCAGCGCTCGCTGTCGAGCGGCGAGATTTCGACATTGGCCTCACCCATCCTCGGCGGCGGCAAGACCGTGGCGCAGGAGCATCAGATGGTGATCCTGGCGATGCTCGCCGGCATGGCCGATCCGCTCGACCAGGCGATCTATCTCAACAGCATCTTCGCGGAGAATGGCGGCAATCTGAACCGCGAGGGCAAACCCGTCAGGATCGGCGACGAGGCGATCGGCCAGTTCAAGGCGATCGCCGAAAAGTTCAGGAACGACGGCCATGTCCAGCTGCTTTCGGCGCTCGGCGTGCTTCCCGAAACACGGGAAAAACAAGCTCATGGATTGACTTTCGGCGCCAGTCGGTTGCTGACAGACTCTCCCGCCGTTCGGCTCTGA
- a CDS encoding DUF2147 domain-containing protein: MPLIIRQPLAIASIMFMAVTLPARASFAQASAAAEVIGIWETEDRGMKFEMFDAGGSYSGRMLFGRRAMEADGKTFRKDSKNPDPALRGRSLQGVVFLTGFKWDARNQRWDGGSMYDGTSGRTYSARITMAKGAMELRGYMGTPMLGRTLKLHRVR; encoded by the coding sequence ATGCCCCTCATCATCCGCCAGCCGCTGGCGATCGCCTCGATCATGTTCATGGCCGTCACGCTTCCCGCCCGCGCCAGCTTCGCACAGGCATCCGCTGCGGCGGAGGTCATCGGCATCTGGGAGACGGAGGACCGCGGCATGAAGTTCGAGATGTTCGATGCCGGCGGCAGCTATTCGGGCCGGATGCTCTTCGGCCGACGCGCCATGGAGGCGGACGGCAAGACGTTCAGGAAGGATTCGAAGAATCCCGATCCAGCGCTGCGCGGCCGATCGCTGCAGGGTGTCGTCTTCCTGACCGGGTTCAAATGGGATGCGCGCAACCAGCGTTGGGACGGCGGCAGCATGTATGACGGCACGTCCGGGCGGACCTATTCGGCGCGGATCACGATGGCGAAGGGCGCGATGGAGCTTCGCGGCTATATGGGCACACCGATGCTCGGCCGCACGCTGAAGCTGCACCGGGTGCGATGA
- a CDS encoding (2Fe-2S)-binding protein, translating into MAYDLSVNDRMHRIDEDGQTPLLWILRDTLRLTGTKYGCGVAQCGACTVHLDGQPVRACSVPLEAVGSAKVVTIEAVAGAQADAVRDAWIARDVPQCGFCQSGQIMSAIALLRTVPAPGDGDIDLAMSGNICRCATYHRIRAAIHDVAAALDGQARA; encoded by the coding sequence ATGGCTTATGATCTCTCAGTCAATGACCGGATGCATCGCATCGATGAGGACGGGCAGACGCCCCTGCTGTGGATCCTGCGCGATACGCTGCGGCTGACGGGCACCAAATATGGCTGCGGGGTCGCGCAGTGCGGCGCGTGCACCGTGCATCTCGATGGACAGCCGGTGCGCGCCTGTTCGGTGCCGCTAGAGGCGGTCGGCAGCGCGAAGGTGGTTACGATCGAGGCGGTCGCCGGCGCGCAGGCCGATGCCGTCCGCGACGCCTGGATCGCGCGTGACGTGCCGCAGTGCGGCTTCTGCCAATCCGGCCAGATCATGAGCGCGATCGCCTTGCTGCGGACCGTTCCCGCGCCGGGCGACGGCGACATCGATCTGGCGATGAGCGGCAATATCTGCCGCTGCGCCACCTACCACCGTATCCGCGCGGCGATCCATGACGTCGCCGCGGCGCTCGACGGGCAAGCGCGCGCATGA
- a CDS encoding DUF2306 domain-containing protein — protein sequence MTRSTILIPRAAGIDRVHAASGNVLPGIALRWSGLMLVAVSWISGAIFAAYIIAFFGGAALGGAGERWNESLPDLYDGRALATTAAIGAHFIAGGVLLLLGPIQLIGSVRQTIPALHRWLGRVYLVSAGLAGLGGLGFIVGRGTIGGTLMDVGFGIYGALMVLCAVMAYAHARARNIREHRGWAIRLFALTVGSWLYRMEYGAWFLLTGGAGIGDSFTGWFDAIMMFFFYIPNLIVAELFIRSRPQDRGTAAGLGTTAVLLLASTFIVFATWTFTMRNWGPRMISGIAEASR from the coding sequence ATGACGAGAAGCACCATCCTGATCCCCCGCGCCGCGGGCATCGATCGCGTCCACGCCGCATCGGGCAATGTCTTGCCTGGCATCGCATTGCGTTGGAGCGGGCTGATGCTGGTGGCCGTGAGCTGGATCAGCGGCGCCATCTTCGCTGCCTATATCATCGCCTTTTTCGGTGGTGCCGCACTGGGCGGTGCCGGGGAGCGGTGGAACGAGTCGCTGCCCGATCTCTATGATGGCCGCGCGCTGGCCACGACCGCGGCGATCGGCGCGCATTTCATCGCCGGGGGCGTGCTGTTGCTGCTCGGCCCCATCCAGCTGATCGGCAGCGTCAGGCAGACGATCCCCGCGCTCCACCGCTGGCTGGGCCGGGTCTATCTCGTCTCCGCCGGGCTGGCGGGGCTCGGCGGGCTGGGCTTCATTGTCGGGCGCGGCACGATCGGCGGCACGCTGATGGATGTCGGCTTCGGCATCTATGGCGCGTTGATGGTGCTGTGCGCGGTGATGGCCTATGCCCATGCGCGGGCGCGCAACATCCGGGAACATCGCGGCTGGGCGATCCGCCTGTTCGCACTGACCGTCGGTTCTTGGCTCTACCGGATGGAATATGGCGCCTGGTTCCTGCTGACCGGCGGTGCCGGCATCGGTGACAGCTTCACCGGCTGGTTCGACGCGATCATGATGTTCTTCTTCTATATCCCCAACCTGATCGTGGCCGAGCTGTTCATCCGCAGCCGCCCGCAGGATCGCGGCACGGCGGCCGGCCTCGGCACGACGGCGGTGCTGCTGCTGGCCAGCACCTTCATCGTCTTCGCGACATGGACCTTCACCATGCGCAACTGGGGACCGCGGATGATCAGCGGTATCGCCGAAGCGTCGCGATAG
- a CDS encoding xanthine dehydrogenase family protein molybdopterin-binding subunit, producing MTESTIAKPGFRMTRRRMILGGTLVGGALVVGYAATHPMQVAGAILQGGGSDPEPSVFGPFIRIAQDGWVTVVNKQHEMGQGIHAGLAAMVAEELDANWDRVRVVDARGNFRVYGVQLTAGSGSVAGNWDTLRQAGAAARAMFVAAAAARWNVPPAAIAVRDGVVMHPPSRRAASFAELLAEAARQTPPEEPVLKRPEAYRLIGTDRVRRKDSAAKSRGAQIYVQDVQLPGMLTALVAHSPRFGGKLARFDATDARRIKGVVDVFAIETGVAVVAETMIAAHRGREALRIHWDDSEAEMRSSDELVRHYHDAGAGRTDLEPRSFQSKGDDPDAAFGGDAIEFAMDFPYLAHAPMETMNCVAQVKGWDVRIISASQLPTVDQIQAARVVLTLPGKVDIEVLPAGGSFGRRGLMTSDYLVECLRVAKRVDGRPVKLMWTREDEMAAGCFRPMAHHRAWIELGPDGFPARWRQHVVAQSLLPIGNDIAAEGVKDSPYFASALLVDCKLFTPDYPVPVSFWRSVGHSYNGMVMEHIADQLARRAGRDPADYRRALYRKAGATRRLAVLDALCRAAGWGKPLEPGWAQGIAVHEAFGTVVGQVAEVRIENGRPIVRRVTGVVDCGIAIAPDQIRAQMEGGIGFGLSAALHGAVTLKDGIVQETNFDRYRVLRMNEMPTVETHILPSTNRPSGMGEPGVPPIAPAVANAMLTLTGVPTRRLPFLGG from the coding sequence GTGACCGAATCCACCATCGCCAAGCCCGGCTTCCGGATGACACGCCGCCGGATGATCCTGGGAGGCACCCTCGTCGGCGGCGCGCTTGTCGTCGGCTATGCCGCGACGCATCCGATGCAGGTCGCCGGCGCGATCCTGCAGGGCGGCGGCAGCGATCCCGAGCCGAGCGTCTTCGGCCCGTTCATCCGCATCGCGCAGGATGGTTGGGTCACGGTCGTCAACAAGCAGCATGAAATGGGGCAGGGCATCCATGCCGGCCTCGCCGCGATGGTGGCGGAGGAGCTCGACGCCAATTGGGATCGGGTGCGGGTGGTCGATGCCCGTGGCAATTTCCGCGTCTATGGCGTGCAGCTGACGGCCGGATCGGGGTCGGTGGCGGGCAATTGGGATACGCTCCGCCAGGCGGGCGCCGCCGCGCGGGCGATGTTCGTCGCCGCTGCCGCGGCGCGGTGGAACGTCCCGCCCGCAGCGATCGCCGTGCGCGATGGGGTGGTGATGCATCCGCCCTCGCGGCGCGCGGCCAGCTTCGCCGAACTGCTCGCCGAAGCCGCGCGCCAGACGCCGCCCGAAGAGCCCGTGCTCAAGCGGCCGGAGGCGTATCGGCTGATCGGTACAGACCGCGTGCGGCGCAAGGACAGCGCAGCCAAGAGCCGCGGCGCGCAGATCTATGTGCAGGATGTCCAGCTGCCGGGCATGCTGACCGCGCTGGTCGCGCACAGCCCGCGCTTCGGCGGCAAGCTGGCGCGCTTCGACGCCACGGACGCCCGCAGGATCAAGGGCGTCGTCGACGTCTTCGCGATCGAGACCGGCGTGGCGGTGGTCGCCGAGACCATGATCGCCGCACACCGCGGCCGCGAGGCGCTACGCATCCACTGGGACGACAGCGAAGCCGAGATGCGCTCGTCGGACGAACTGGTCCGCCATTATCACGACGCCGGCGCCGGCCGCACCGACCTCGAACCACGCAGCTTCCAGAGCAAGGGCGACGATCCCGACGCGGCGTTCGGCGGCGATGCGATCGAATTCGCGATGGACTTCCCCTATCTCGCCCACGCGCCCATGGAGACGATGAACTGCGTCGCGCAGGTGAAGGGCTGGGATGTCAGGATCATTTCCGCCAGCCAGCTGCCGACGGTTGATCAGATCCAGGCTGCCCGCGTGGTGCTGACCCTTCCCGGCAAGGTCGATATCGAGGTGCTGCCCGCCGGCGGATCCTTCGGCCGGCGTGGGCTCATGACCTCGGACTATCTCGTCGAATGCCTGCGCGTCGCCAAGCGCGTCGACGGCCGTCCGGTCAAGCTGATGTGGACGCGCGAGGATGAGATGGCGGCGGGCTGCTTCCGGCCGATGGCGCACCATCGCGCATGGATCGAACTCGGGCCGGATGGCTTCCCTGCGCGCTGGCGGCAGCACGTGGTGGCGCAGTCGCTGCTGCCCATCGGCAATGACATCGCCGCGGAGGGCGTCAAGGATTCGCCCTATTTCGCCTCCGCGTTGCTGGTCGACTGCAAGCTCTTCACGCCGGACTATCCGGTGCCGGTCAGCTTCTGGCGATCGGTCGGGCATTCCTACAACGGCATGGTGATGGAGCATATCGCCGACCAGCTTGCCCGTCGGGCCGGCCGCGATCCCGCGGACTATCGCCGCGCGCTCTACCGCAAGGCGGGTGCGACGCGGCGGCTCGCGGTGCTCGATGCGCTGTGTCGCGCGGCGGGCTGGGGCAAGCCGCTGGAGCCCGGCTGGGCGCAGGGCATCGCGGTCCACGAAGCCTTCGGCACGGTGGTCGGCCAGGTCGCCGAGGTCAGGATCGAGAACGGGCGCCCGATCGTCCGCCGGGTGACCGGCGTCGTCGACTGCGGCATCGCCATCGCGCCCGACCAGATCCGGGCGCAGATGGAGGGCGGGATCGGCTTCGGCCTCTCGGCGGCGCTCCACGGCGCGGTGACGTTGAAGGACGGCATCGTCCAGGAGACGAACTTCGACCGCTATCGCGTGCTGCGGATGAATGAGATGCCGACGGTCGAGACGCACATCCTGCCCTCCACCAACCGGCCCAGCGGCATGGGCGAACCGGGCGTCCCGCCGATTGCGCCGGCGGTGGCGAATGCCATGCTGACATTGACGGGCGTTCCGACGCGTCGGCTGCCGTTTCTGGGAGGGTAG